The Arachis ipaensis cultivar K30076 chromosome B05, Araip1.1, whole genome shotgun sequence nucleotide sequence aaaaagcaaggGCAATGAATTCTCCGGGTAATACAAAGAGAGAGTTTCAGCTAAGTATTGAAAATGGTGAATGAAACCCCTCATCCCTAGTCCCTACCTGACAATAAGCAAATATGCATGCATATAAGAAATCAATTTCAATTAAATCCACTGACAAGCACATTACATCGTTTCACCAAGAGCGCAACAGAGCCTAAGATCACAGAGTCAACATCAATCAATAGAAAGTAGCTTGAAATGAAGTTTTGGCACAGAGAGAGAGATTGATTTAATAAAGGAGTTTGAAAATATTAAAGTGAAGGCAAAGTCGCAAAGATCCATACTTGGCGGCACTAGAAGGAAGCTGGGTGGAACTTGAGAATCAAACAAGTTCGTTGGCGAAAAAGGGGATTCCCAAATGAAACTGAAATAGTAATGATAGTTGAAGTTGGCTTTGCAAAGAGTTCAGTAACAGTAACAGAAAAAGATCGTGTAAATAAATACATAGATACCTGGTTCATGTGAGCTCGATtgagagagaagggggagagaAAGAAGACGCGTGAGAGAGAGCGGAGAAGGACCAAAGTGCCACCAGGTCAGAGACTCAGAGGTCAGGTTATTTttccaattttctttttcaatcgtATTAAATATTCTAATGCATGGTAAAGCAGGAAAGCGCTCTTATTTTCTAACGTCTGTCCTTTCTACtaagttttaattttgtttataatgtgtaaaatgttttatttttgtccgaaaattattattttgatttgtctTATGTTTGAATTATAactctattttttaatttaaaatattgatcttttagtattttctatttaattcaattaTAATCGAATCAATTAATTCAACTATTAAGAATTTGACACTTATAAGTTATAAGTTATGACTAGGGCTATGGAGAAGTTATGCTAATGAGCTCCTCGGGGAGAGCGACGTGAAAGTtcgcatgcatttggcatggctgACAACTTCTTACGAACTTGGTGGCATCTTTCTGTAAGGTCGGCAAATAGAACCCAACTCGGATGACTTTCCTGGCTAATGACCTTGTCCCGAGGTGGTTTCCGCAGATACCATTTTGGACCTCTTCTAGTACTTCAACCGTCCTTGAGGTCGGGACGCACTTCAGCAGTGGTGTGGATATTCTCcttttatagaggatatttttcaccaagATGTAATTCtgtgcttcccttcggattttcttggcttcttttttctctttgggtaggatgtcgaatttcatgtattcgattagtgggttcatccatccgaggtcgaATCCAGATATTTCAAGGACGTCTTGTTTGGCCTCTGTTTTTGAGACAGAGGGTTCCTGGAGAATTTCTTATATCAGGCTTCTATTgttccctcctggcttggtactagCTAGCTTGGAGAGGGCATCTGCTCTGCTATTGAGATCCTAAGTTATGTGTTTAACTTCGGTCTCTGCAAAACGTCTAAGATGCTCCAAGGTTTTGTCTAGGTACCTCTTCATGTTGGGGTCTTTGGTCTGGTACTCTccatttatttgggaggtcaccacctgAGAGTTGCTGAACACAACTAATTTGGTTGCGCCGACTTCTTCTACCAGCTTCAATCccgcaatcaaggcttcatactctgcctgattgTTGGAAGCTGGGAATTCGAATTTGAAGGAGGCTTCTACTTGAGTTCCCTCTTGGTTGACTAAGATTATGCCTACACCGCTTCCCACTTTGTTGGAGGACCCATCCACGTACAGCTCCTAGGTTGTGGAGGCTTCCTCTTGATCTCTTGCATATTCTGCTACGAAGTCagtgaggcattgggctttgactgccgtccgagtttcgtacttcaaAACGAACTctgagagctctattgcccatttaACCATTTTACCTGCAATATCCGTCTTCtgaaggatttgcttcatgggctaGTTCGTTCGTATCCTTATTGTGTGGGCTTGAAAATAAGGTCGTAGCCTTCGTAAGGCTACTATTAAGGAATACGCAAACTTCTCCAGTTTTTGATACCTTaattcagggccttgtagaactttttTGGTGAAATATACAGGATGCTGCCCGACCTCGTCTTCCCGTATTAGAGCTGATGCTACAGCTTTGTCTGCTACGGACAAATATAGGACGAGTTCTTTCCCGATTCTAGGTCGGGCCAGAATGGGAGTTTGgcttaaaaactttttgaaattctgaaatgcttcttcgcactcaggagtccattcgaactggcatcctttccttagtagagagaagagtggtagggatcttaatgctgatcctgccaagaacctggagagaGCTGCAAGTCGGCCGTTCAACTGCTGGACCTCCCTTaggcaagtcgggcttttcatttctaggactACCTTGCACTTGTCGGGGTTTGCTTCAATCCCCCTTAGTGTCGGCATAAATCCCAGAAATTTTCTAGCCTCTACcgcgaaggtgcactttgcgAGATTCAACTTCATCCTGTGCAAccttatggtgttgaagactTACGAGAGGTCCGCCAAGAGGTCAGTCtcatccttggtttttactagcatgtcgtcCGCATAAACTTCCATTAAATTTCCAAGGTGAGgagcaaacaccttattcatcagcctttgatatgtggctcTAGCATTTTTCAACCCAAAAGGCATGACCACATATCAATAGTTTGCTCTAGGCATGATGAaggatgttttttcttgatccggcTTGTACATCGGAATTTGGTTGTAttccgagtatgcgtccatgaacgacaagtactGATACTCCGAGCTGGAGTCTACTAAGGTATCAATGTTTGGAAGTGGATATGGGTCTTTGGGACACGCCTTGTTCAGGTCAGTGTAATCGACGCACATCCTCAACTTGCCGTTTTGCTTTTTGATCAGCACCACGTTTGTCAGTCACGCCGGATATTTAACCTCtttgatgaagccggcttctaggagggCTTGTACTTGTTTTTCCACCACTTGAGCCCTTTCGGGTCCAAGCTTCCGTCTTCTTTGCTGAACAGGTCGCGATCCGGGGTAAACTAAAAGTTTATGCGACATGAGTTCGGGATCTATCCCTGGCATATCGGAGGCTTTCCAAGTGAAGAGATCAGAATTTTCTTGTAGGAGCCTTATAAGTTCCTGATTCATGTCTTCTTTCAGattggctcctatgttggtattttttcttcctcttttccAACCTGTACCTCTTCAGTTTTTCCCACTGGTTGTGGTTGCAACTCTTCCTTGGCTCTAACTCCTccgagctctatggtgtgaaTTTTCTTGCCCTTTCCTcttaggttcaggctttcattgtagcatttccttgccagtTTCTGATCTCCCCTGATGGTTGCTATTCCCTCTGgcgttgggaatttcatgcaaaggtggggaGTAGACACCACTGCTCTGAGCCGATTTAGGGTGGTCTTGCCTATTAGAGCATTATAGGCTGACCCCACATCGACGACTATGAAGTcgatgctcagagttttggattttacCCATTTTCCAAAAGTCGTGTGCAGGGGTATgaatcctagtggctttattggaGTGTCTCCCAACCCATAGAGAGTATCGGGGTAAgctcttaactccttttcatccaaCCCTAACTTATCAAATGCTGGTTTGAACAGGATGTCGGCTGAGCTTTCCTGGTCCACCAGGATTCTGTGGAAATGGGTGTTGGCAAGAACAATGGTTATCACTactggatcatcgtgtccagGAATGATGCCTTGCCCATCCTCCTTAGTAAAAGAAATGGTAGGGAGGTCGGGAGCTTCGCCCCCGACTTGGTAGACCTCTTTCAGATGTCTCTTTCGAGATGACTTTGTGAGGCCGCCTCCACCGAATCCCCCCaagatcatatgtatatgtcttTCCGGGGTCTGTGGTGGTCGATCTCTTCGGTCCTCGTTGTCTCTCTTCCTCTTCCCATGATGATCCGACCTCTCAACGAGATATCTGTctagccgaccttctctggccaactTTTTCATCACGTTTTTAGGTCGTAACACtcatttgttgagtgaccatatatCTTATAGTACTCACAATAGTCGCTACGACTTCACCTCTTCTTGTTTTTAATGGGTCTAGGGGGAGGTAGCCTTTCAGTATGACAAATTTTCCTTTAGACATCAACTAGGAAAACTCGCAGAGGAGTATATGAGTGATATCTCCTAGGCCTTTCCGGGCCGACTTCCTCCTTTTTCTTgggctctctctctttctcttttgacGAGTGAGAGAGCCCAGGTCGCCAACTTGGCTCTCGGAGCCTGACATtttcctccatattgatgtacttctcaACTCTTTCCTGTATATCGCTTAAGGAGGTCAGGTGCCTTTTCGAGATGGACTGGGAGAAAGGACTTTCTCGGAGTCCATTTACTAGGCTCATAGTTACTGCCtctgtgggcaggtcttgaatctctaagcatgctttgttgaacatTTTCATGTATCCTCTCAAAGGTTCTCCGACCTTCTGCTTTACACCCAGGAGGCTCGGTGCATGCTTTACCTAGTCCTTCTGAATAGAGAACCACATGAGGAATTTTCGAGACAAGTCGTCGAAACTAGTGACCGACCTTggggggaggctgtcgaaccacttcatcgctgctttagTAAGGGTTGTTGGAAAAGCCTTGCAGCGGGTAGCATCAGAAGCGTCGGACAAGTACAttcgacttttgaaattgcttaagTGATACTTTGGGTCAGTAGTCtcgtcgtagaggtccatatcagggcttttaaagttccttagaacttttgccctcattatgtcctcactgaaCGAATATGTTCCCACTAGGGGAGAATCTTCTCGGTCACTGCGAGAGGTTCGACCTTTGAGAGCAGATTCTAACTTCAGGAGCTTTTCCTCAAGCTCCTTTCGTCGCTCGATCTCGTTCCTCAAGTTTCTCTCTGCCTCTCGTTGTCGTTCCAGTTCTTGTTCCAACTGCTCCAGGTTCCCTTGGTGGCCGTGGAACAATCCCATGAAATCGGCTGCATAGGGTTGTCTTTCCTTTCCTGATTCGCGCCCTTCAAAAGAGTTTGCCTTTGGGTCTTTCAACCCATAGGTTCCTTCTCTATGCTGGTTAGTCACCCCTTGGTGGGCGGCTATGTTCGCGTCGTTGTCCCAATGTcctgattctcttgctcagaatCAGACGCTGTGTGGCCATCTTCGGGTGAATCGTCTGCcattactggttgatctctcgggtccccggcaacggcgccaatgttacgttgggtaaccggagattagtgggctggactcgttgggttggcccaatcgtttGAAGAATGAATTCTTCGACTTGCTTCGCGTCAGGGAGCCCCCGACCGACTAGTGTGTATGAAAgaaggggggtggtacctgcaaagacactccgatgcttagGTCAGTAGAGGCCTAAacaggtttagagagtattggaacttagggatacctgaggggtgtcaatgtatttatagtggtgaaccaataaccaccattggagtagttccacctttaaaGGAGGATAAcagtccctttatcttagggaagtagAGATATGGCTCatagaagtgggttgagagattttaggggcagttacttattcgAATAAgcattatctgccagctaacctaTGCTCCTTACTTCTTTAGAGCGAAGTCTGTGTCGAATCCGACTCTTCTGAAGAGGTCGGTTATGTGCGAAGGCCAATCTTACGGATTGGGCCTTTCTGGCTtatttggacctgggccttagtattgggtcagggtatgaataaAAATgttgtctaattttttttaattaaatctatATATTACTTCATCACGTGGGTCTTAATCTTAGTTTGAATAAACCAGCCAATGAGTTTCTCGTAATTCCCCTCTCTAATTCTCCCTCATGATAAATTCTTCTTCCCTCTCAGTTACATTACATCTCCACATAGTCATCACCATTCCAATTACGTTCATTCCCTCATAATTTCATTCTAAGTACGGActagaataaaaaatataatattaaaaattctaGCAATGCTTATGATTTAGTTTATGTTAATAACTACATACTATGAATTTTTAAACAAAATCCAGCCTTAGTTAGGATGAATGCAGCTTGCAAGAGGCATATAAATATCCCTAACCACatgtatattaaattattaatatgtgGTCGGGCTCAATAGTAATTTTTGTGGGTCAAATCCGATGAATCATTCTAGTTGCCAAAACTAATATGACTCTTGTTACCTTAGTGGGTCAATACCTTACATAATGAGCTAAGTTCCCATGCCATTATTATTTGTGTATCTACCATTCACTTATCATTTTATTGATGACAAAACGTCTCTTAGCATTCACAAATCACAATTACCAAATTCACTGATGTTACTTTGCTTAAATTACTGGTTACTCGTTAGCTTTAGAGAACGCCATCAAAATGCACAAGATATGGGTATTTCAGTATTGTAGAGAGTAGGGAATCATAATATATTTGACTTGATGAATGACGATGACATAAACTTTTGGGGTGCTATGAGATATATAATGCACCACACGGCGTACAACATAAGTATTTGTGGTTGTGGATGGTAAAACTAAAACAAGACTAGAGGGTTAAGTAGATGTTTTTGTTGTATCTACAGTTAATTAATTAGGCTTAAGGCCGTAAGGGAAAGCAGTAGCAGTCAAGCAGTAGCAGCAAAGTAGGCTAATGGGCCGACAAGAGCGGCATTGATGTAAGTTGCAGGCTCGGAGTGGCTGTAATCACCGCGCTCATCGGGGAATCCGTCATTCTGGTTGGGACCTCCAACTATGGCTCCAAGGAGTATGTTAGGGTTTGGATTCATTGAATAGTAGAATGGTTGGAAGCCTCCATCACAACCTATTGCCTGCGGATGAGCTGATAGTGAAGGCAAGGAAGATCCTCTGTGGTGAATCCTCTTGGGATAGTATGGACCATACCCTACCATGTATGACATCTTCAATGGGTTCTCTCCTAATATGTAGTCTACCTGCCTTTTCGCAATACTCCTCAGTGTATTTGGAGTCACCAGGACTCCCCCACCGCAGTTGAATGTGTGCTTTGTTGCTGCCATATACTTGGAGTATGTTGTAAGCAAGAATGTTATCGATGTCACGTACTGCAGGTTGCTATCTGGAAGCTTGTACATGAGTCCCCCTGTGCATCAAttccttaattaattaattatattttcattttcaaactaTATTTATTTGTTACTTTTACTTACCCTGTGTATATTGTGTGCTTGAAGACGGAGAGTTGGGCAAGATCTTGCACATGAAATTCTCTGCTTCTTGCTTATATTGTTCAAAGTTCTTATCACCGTTCACCAATGCTCTCTGCATTATAAACATAATCAGGCACCATTAccttctctctcacacacactctCTATATACACTTTGGCTGCGTTTGTTTCTAAgaacaggacaggacaagacactgagaacagGACATGACAAGGTActgacagagacacaaaattttgtattcttgtattatgtttggtgataaattagaacaaattatgaaaattcaatttattctcatttttttcattaaaaaattttgagataaaaaatataacaataaaaaataagttgtgtcctttGTTAGTATCTCCGTGTCCTTCCTGTCAAGATagacacaaaatatactaatttagtGTTTCTGGACACATGGTGAATTAGATTACTTTACCCTGGAAAGAAGGACATGTGCACCGGCATATTTGTTGTCCCAGCTGAAGATATCTGGTTGATCATCGGCTCCAAGGGACTTGACCAAATTATAGTAGTAAACAGCATTTGTTGCTCTGAAAAGCCACGCAGCTCCCCACAATAGCTCATCCTGAACAACCAACACAACAAAATGCTTATTAATGAATTAATTAGTGAATTATTCAAATGAATAATAACTGGTGTGTGGTGTTACCTTGAAACCAGAAT carries:
- the LOC107645068 gene encoding endoglucanase 9, which gives rise to MSMASSCLFGVLTLLLLVVAECNPVNYRDALAKSLLFFQGQRSGRLPPDQQLKWRSNSALFDGRLANVDLSGGYYDAGDNVKFNFPMAFTTTMLSWGTLEYGKRMGPEIKEARAAIRWATDYLLKCATSTPGRLYVGVGDPNVDHKCWERPEDMDTLRTVYWVSPQNPGSDVAAETAAALAAASIVFRTVDPTYSNILLRNAQKVYQFAYQHQGSYSSSLGSAVCPFYCSYSGFKDELLWGAAWLFRATNAVYYYNLVKSLGADDQPDIFSWDNKYAGAHVLLSRRALVNGDKNFEQYKQEAENFMCKILPNSPSSSTQYTQGGLMYKLPDSNLQYVTSITFLLTTYSKYMAATKHTFNCGGGVLVTPNTLRSIAKRQVDYILGENPLKMSYMVGYGPYYPKRIHHRGSSLPSLSAHPQAIGCDGGFQPFYYSMNPNPNILLGAIVGGPNQNDGFPDERGDYSHSEPATYINAALVGPLAYFAATA